The Planctellipticum variicoloris DNA window TTGCGAATCAGGCTGATGTCGAACTTCAGGTAGTCGGGAGCGACTTCCGAGAGTTCGAGGAGTCGGGCCTGTCCGGCTCCAAAGTCGTCGTAGGCCAGTTCGATTTCCAGATCGCGCAGGCAGGCTCTCAACTCCATTGTCTGGCGCACGTTGGTCACGGCCCGTTCGTGGAGTTCCAGGACCAGACGCTTGTGAGGCGCCATTTCGCGCAGCTTGATCAGGGAGGCCAGCAGACCGTGATGCAGCTCTTCCCGAGGGTGGGTGTTCAGAAAGATTGCGCAGGAATCCGGCAGCGTCCTGGAGACTTCCACGCCAATTTCCCGGCAGAGCACGCTGAAAGCGGCTTCAACCTCCAGTCGCTCCGCCGCTTCGAACATGTCCTTGGGCACGGTGAGTCCGGGCCAGTCACTTCGAGCGAGAATTTCGTAGCCGAACAGGGCACTGGCGGACAAGGAGGCCAGGCGCACGACCGGCTGGAAGAAAGGAATGACCTGCCGAGCCTCCATGAGCTTCTGGAAATCGGACAGGGTGCATCTCAGGTCGACGATGCCGAAGTCGACGGTTCGATCCATCGCCAGCCCGCTGAGGGGCTCGCGCAACTGATCGCGACCGACGCGGAACTCCAGGGTCGAAAGCTGGACCACATCGCCTTCATCCAGCAGCATATCGGACGTCAGCCGTTTGCCGTTCACATAGGTGCCGTTGAGACTTTGCAGGTCCCGGACGCACAGCACGTCGTCGGTGGCCACGAACTCCGCATGGCGTTTGGAGATGGAGGGGAGACAGAGCTGCAACGGCACATCGGTCCCGCGACCGACCTGAAAGCGACCGGCCGGGATCGGAATCTTGTGGATCGTGGAATCCGGCGACGTCGCCCCGGCCAAATACCAGGGCGTCGGTGCAGACACTGTCGGCGGCTCAGGCGCATCAATGTGAGAAGTCAGCATCGGCACATCCGGGGCAATCACGGCCGTGAGTTTCCAGAGCCCCCTCCGATGCGACTCCACAACATTCAACGTGCCATACGGAGAGACTTTCGGCAACCCGGAACTTGGCCAACCACGGTAAACACGTACCAATTGATCTGATACCACAAGCTGTGGGGGCTGAATCGATTTTTCCAGAAGTTGCCGCAAGATCTTTTCCTGAAGTCACTTGCAGCGGCCTCTAGCCTGTCGACCCGCCGCCGGGATAGACTACGAATCCCCGTACAAACACTGAGGGTTTCTGGAAATGTTGCAGATTGTGGACCAGTCACCCACGTTTCGCGGCAGACTCAGCCGACGAGTCTGGCTGCAGTTGGGGCTCGCCGGCGGTGCAGGTCTGCTGAATCCGCGGCGATCGGTGCGGGCCGAGGCGCAAGCGGCCGGCTTCGGCCGGGCGAAGACGGTCCTGTTCGTCGTGACGGGGGGCGGGCAGAGCCAGCTCGAAACCTGGGATCCGAAACCGGAGGCCCCGAGTCAGGTCCGGGGGGAGTTCGGGTCCATTGAAACGGCCATTCCCGGCGTCCGGATCGGCGAGCACTTGCCGAAGATGGCGAAGCTGCTCGACCGGTGCGCCCTGATCCGGACGATGTCGCACGAAGACCTCGATCACGGATCGGCGGTC harbors:
- a CDS encoding EAL domain-containing protein yields the protein MLTSHIDAPEPPTVSAPTPWYLAGATSPDSTIHKIPIPAGRFQVGRGTDVPLQLCLPSISKRHAEFVATDDVLCVRDLQSLNGTYVNGKRLTSDMLLDEGDVVQLSTLEFRVGRDQLREPLSGLAMDRTVDFGIVDLRCTLSDFQKLMEARQVIPFFQPVVRLASLSASALFGYEILARSDWPGLTVPKDMFEAAERLEVEAAFSVLCREIGVEVSRTLPDSCAIFLNTHPREELHHGLLASLIKLREMAPHKRLVLELHERAVTNVRQTMELRACLRDLEIELAYDDFGAGQARLLELSEVAPDYLKFDISLIRKIHLSNQRQQLVASLLNVAHSLGIATLAEGVETPDELGVCSELGFTYAQGYLLGRPAPLL